The Candidatus Ancaeobacter aquaticus genome includes a window with the following:
- a CDS encoding ATP-dependent 6-phosphofructokinase has translation MKLGVLTGGGDCPGLNAVISGVVRRALFHNIEVVGVMRGWRGMIDCDTVKLTRNSVSGILHRGGTILHTSRTNPCKNDDDMKKVMENFTKMGLDALIAIGGDDTLTVASKMYDAGLKTVGVPKTIDNDLSGTDCTFGFDTAINIAMEAVDRLHTTAESHNRVMVVELMGRSAGWIALEAGLAGGADVILIPEVKVSMDEICSIIKKRHNSGRSFSIVAVAEGFLLEGVEVTQDEGLDAFGHAKLGGIGNYLGAEIEKNTGYETRVTVLGHTQRGGTPTAFDRVLGLRFGVNAVDLVVKGDFGKMVSKRGNDIVSVPIKEAVSKLRTVPPELYKLAQGFFG, from the coding sequence ATGAAGCTTGGTGTATTAACAGGGGGCGGTGATTGCCCTGGATTAAATGCAGTGATTTCTGGCGTAGTGCGAAGAGCACTATTTCATAATATAGAGGTTGTTGGTGTTATGAGAGGATGGAGAGGGATGATTGATTGTGACACAGTAAAACTAACGCGAAATTCTGTGTCGGGAATTCTTCATCGTGGAGGCACTATTCTTCATACTTCACGCACAAATCCATGCAAAAATGATGATGACATGAAAAAAGTCATGGAAAATTTCACAAAGATGGGTCTTGATGCGTTAATCGCAATTGGCGGAGATGATACACTGACCGTTGCATCAAAAATGTATGATGCAGGACTCAAAACTGTTGGTGTGCCGAAAACTATCGATAATGATTTGTCAGGCACGGATTGTACGTTTGGTTTTGATACAGCTATTAATATTGCTATGGAAGCTGTTGATAGATTACATACAACTGCTGAATCGCATAACAGAGTTATGGTTGTTGAGCTTATGGGAAGAAGCGCAGGATGGATTGCCCTTGAAGCGGGATTAGCTGGAGGCGCTGATGTTATCCTTATTCCTGAAGTTAAGGTAAGTATGGACGAAATTTGTTCAATCATCAAAAAACGTCATAACAGTGGCAGAAGCTTTAGTATAGTTGCTGTTGCAGAAGGTTTTTTGCTTGAAGGAGTTGAAGTGACACAAGATGAAGGACTTGATGCGTTTGGACATGCAAAACTTGGTGGTATAGGTAATTATTTAGGTGCAGAAATTGAGAAAAATACCGGGTACGAGACAAGAGTGACTGTATTAGGTCATACTCAACGTGGTGGTACTCCAACAGCATTTGACCGAGTCCTCGGGCTACGTTTTGGGGTAAATGCCGTTGATCTTGTTGTAAAAGGGGATTTCGGTAAAATGGTGAGTAAACGTGGTAATGATATTGTTTCTGTACCAATCAAAGAAGCTGTCAGTAAATTGCGCACTGTTCCGCCAGAATTATATAAGTTAGCGCAGGGTTTTTTCGGATAA
- the amaP gene encoding alkaline shock response membrane anchor protein AmaP — MKIFTGFIRFVYSIVFTIMILASSFILTSVSFNLPIDRDLVLTKMSIISDSMEGRLWCGVAGVLVVILVLLYLLVKARESHQEAAIAFDNPNGEVSISLGAIENFVMRVGKEFSEIKTLHPKIIARKDGVDIALKVDLWSGMNLPRVTETVQSVVKSQIQNILGIENVHSVEVMVSKIVSRENEGKKISASDSYKNEDLQKSVSEEN; from the coding sequence ATGAAGATATTTACAGGATTTATTCGGTTTGTATATTCAATTGTGTTTACGATAATGATACTTGCGAGTAGTTTTATATTAACTTCGGTATCATTTAACCTTCCCATTGACAGGGATCTGGTACTAACAAAGATGAGCATAATATCTGACAGCATGGAGGGGCGTCTCTGGTGCGGTGTTGCGGGCGTACTTGTTGTTATTTTGGTATTATTGTATCTACTGGTAAAAGCTCGTGAATCTCATCAAGAAGCTGCAATTGCATTTGATAATCCTAACGGTGAGGTAAGCATATCCTTGGGCGCAATTGAGAACTTTGTTATGCGTGTTGGAAAAGAATTCTCCGAGATCAAGACATTGCATCCAAAAATAATTGCCCGCAAAGACGGCGTGGATATAGCCTTAAAAGTTGATTTGTGGTCAGGCATGAATTTGCCGCGCGTGACAGAAACTGTGCAGAGCGTTGTTAAATCACAAATTCAGAATATTTTGGGAATAGAAAATGTTCATTCTGTAGAAGTAATGGTTTCAAAGATTGTTTCGCGTGAAAATGAAGGAAAGAAAATATCTGCAAGTGACAGTTACAAAAACGAGGATTTACAAAAAAGCGTAAGCGAAGAAAATTAA
- the accC gene encoding acetyl-CoA carboxylase biotin carboxylase subunit → MFEKVLIANRGEIALRIIRACKELGISTVAVYSEVDSDSLHVKYADDAICIGPAPAAESYLNIPRIISAAEIADVEAIHPGYGFLAENAHFAEICESCNIKFIGPHPDSMRMMGDKNTARKVAKKCGVPVVPGSDGLVEDREKALQVAKKIGYPVIIKATAGGGGKGMRVAHNDISLANAFFTAQTEAEAAFGNSGVYIEKFIEKPRHIEFQILADSKGNIVHLGERDCTIQRRHQKLIEESPSPVLSSKLRSKMGKMAIKMAENANYVSAGTIEFLLDKNDNFYFIEMNTRIQVEHPVTEMVTGIDLIVEQIRISAGEKLGFEQKDVTFTGTAIECRINAEDPDNNFRASPGTITQLILPGGPGIRVDTHAYGGYKISQYYDSMVAKLIAYGKTRDETIKRMHRALEEFHVEGIKTTIPFLRFVHSDSNFQKGKYATDYVDDILSNKE, encoded by the coding sequence ATGTTTGAAAAAGTATTAATAGCAAATAGAGGTGAAATCGCATTAAGAATAATTAGGGCGTGTAAGGAGCTTGGGATTAGTACTGTCGCAGTTTATTCTGAAGTAGACAGTGATTCTCTCCATGTTAAATATGCCGATGATGCAATATGTATCGGTCCTGCACCTGCTGCCGAAAGTTATCTTAACATTCCGCGTATTATTAGCGCGGCAGAAATTGCTGATGTTGAAGCAATTCACCCTGGATATGGTTTTCTCGCGGAAAATGCGCACTTTGCCGAAATATGTGAGAGCTGTAATATTAAATTTATTGGGCCACATCCTGATAGTATGCGGATGATGGGCGATAAAAATACTGCTCGAAAAGTTGCAAAAAAATGTGGTGTTCCGGTTGTTCCGGGTAGTGATGGCTTAGTTGAGGATAGAGAAAAAGCTCTGCAGGTAGCAAAAAAAATTGGATATCCGGTAATTATTAAGGCTACTGCGGGTGGTGGCGGCAAGGGAATGCGTGTTGCGCACAATGATATCAGTCTTGCTAATGCGTTTTTTACAGCACAAACCGAGGCTGAAGCGGCATTTGGTAACTCGGGTGTATATATTGAGAAATTTATCGAAAAACCACGCCATATAGAATTTCAAATCCTCGCAGATTCAAAAGGCAATATTGTACATCTTGGAGAGCGTGATTGCACTATTCAAAGAAGGCACCAAAAGTTGATCGAAGAATCACCGTCACCAGTTTTGAGTTCAAAATTACGGTCAAAAATGGGTAAAATGGCAATAAAAATGGCGGAGAATGCTAACTATGTAAGTGCGGGGACTATTGAATTTCTTCTCGATAAAAACGATAATTTTTATTTTATAGAAATGAATACCCGTATACAAGTTGAGCATCCGGTCACAGAGATGGTTACGGGTATCGATCTTATTGTTGAGCAGATACGGATCAGTGCTGGAGAAAAACTTGGTTTTGAGCAAAAAGATGTTACTTTTACCGGGACAGCCATTGAATGCAGGATAAATGCAGAAGACCCTGATAATAATTTTAGGGCTTCTCCCGGGACAATTACTCAATTGATATTACCTGGCGGGCCGGGGATTCGTGTTGACACTCATGCGTACGGAGGGTATAAAATTTCGCAGTATTACGATTCAATGGTTGCGAAGCTCATCGCATATGGTAAAACGAGGGACGAAACAATAAAGAGGATGCATCGTGCACTCGAAGAATTTCATGTAGAAGGCATAAAAACAACAATACCGTTTTTGCGGTTTGTTCATTCCGACAGTAATTTTCAAAAAGGAAAATATGCGACAGACTATGTAGATGATATTTTAAGTAATAAAGAATAA